In Candidatus Vicinibacter proximus, the following are encoded in one genomic region:
- a CDS encoding gliding motility-associated C-terminal domain-containing protein, whose product MNKILLSFFIGIFSIWSLELSAQCTPPSADECEDANVLCSLDEVNGYTCQNTTYSNPTGCSPLCPSGGGAHNTGWWAFVCDGGPVTITITFSNCSVNGTGVQMGIWGDCDCNESIVCNPNCNGAGSFTLSGNLTACKTYYLFVDGCSGDVCDFTLTTSGGSAPMLPPLGNIMGPRDVCKGACNIKYTINTGGACGPTYEWTLDGTEIGSGLGEVTLDFPDEGDFQLCVTAYIGNPQSGSICDQDGPKCITIRVRPIADKIGPPWTLCNERIPFNWHGEQISATGEYRHEFTDRATCCKFDSVRQFIVLEVPEPPDVYHLGCDNNDVYIDPTTRQVFSTCQNGKIVNLPKSTDPWRCDSTYKLTAIFLDYNVTFREYCIGGKLEIQPRVIDRTKTCGASGLSTDISYKWFLKNDPGKKAIGNDEILTDVEKKDDYCVEIKVLANLGDKAIICFYEFCEQFDEDQFKPKKVCPKGDLQVCKGKTGIYYIDTILPNDVYFLNWNVTGGTILTKNAFDTTVIEVLWNTNAPIGTVCFNFESNCGPSPECCIDVEIVPSPAPDAGPVISVCGLSTSFQGKKDVGGQWTKISGPGNVTYSDQFDDKSAVTVDQYGTYVFGYTETRLGCITTDSTTINFNDTPTKSAANYICNSNNKDYTFNFQISGGKSPYTVIKGNGTVSPLGVYNSGVILNLANDTVRIRDVNGCEFTFIHVYECKCTNNLGNLDKTQQILCEDGVVVINYDPTGQILDPSPNKDTIIFFIYTDPNNPYSSRIRDISSLSIPYDPTFVYGQTYYVGVILGRTDNKGGIDQIKGCLRVDGGVPFAFYKIPAPNAGPDDAICGRVYDLGGFQSIPGSRIEWRLVQGPSPTSGVLFNNTLDPASQVSALGDFGTYVFELEENNNDICIQKDLVSITFNPSPEVRNVEPKCVAFGAPGSKDGKFVVEADLMSGKAPYTLLTAKGTITGNKWVSDTLASLDTFSIQIQDANGCISQLTIDIYNCNCDPIDAGNLDSLLTRVCEDECVPIKNLIPESINAAEDVAIYILHKGSYNDPSTVLDTLYSINDIICFDKTKMLLGVETYFITRVVGEDLAPRDGVVDIKDPCKRISNNQPIIWEPYPLADAGLDKDICGLTFPLDANLTLGNGTWRQIGGSNAVFADPNAPSTTVTVPGYGTYNFEWAVFNYSCDAYDSVTVTFLDAPEFIDNTYTVECDNTAENYRVRITSRNGNRPSWNIQGEHSVNDPLVGSFEAGDRWLTDWIPQGNPFLLTIRDKNNCLVDSFQAVEICNCITDAGVLTMTPNNLCFDAAAQANYTVAPGVLDGNDIFRYVLYDGTAGNPRAGTIISFNDNGRFVFDPATMQLGKTYYIAVFVGNIDPTTGNVNFTDRCLDNTPGVPVAWFSYPVAAINGPTELNCKVTSITLNGAISTSGSGDQLAFNWTTSNGQFVNPGQVTGATVDINRPGTYNLEVVDPRAGCRHQTSFVVTQDIVKPTVDIKTPGILTCDVKTLNLDGTGSSTGAIYQPTWSGPGNLTGGSTYTPTVNAVGTYTLTVENLKNGCVDLKTINVTEDVALPVADISQKGNLTCTVNQIQLDASGSRANSGTIGTYTWTGNVLSGQGTNTVTIGKPGGSFIVTVKDSKNGCIDSDTIDVTEIGNPLADLLVDPVNPKCFGERNGTITVNQVLDVNNQPLGNLQFSFNGGPFTSSKAYNNLGQGSYKITVKDPNGCLLERTYNLIEPGKLGIEVIKSIVVDQGSLVRLDSLLIALRGGTSANGAYKDTTWFNIDQQVDWESKLNYLADTTREFLITGIDQAGCEISDRVRVLVRIIKDVWWPTVVSSNGDNLNDHFNVYGKRVRNVRLLQIYDRWGSQVYSQTNLPDGNTNRSVGWSGEFKGKKALPGVYVFYAEVEYEGSTGFEKVKGEFTLLR is encoded by the coding sequence ATGAATAAAATTTTACTCTCCTTTTTCATTGGAATATTTTCCATTTGGAGTTTAGAACTTTCAGCACAATGTACCCCTCCTTCAGCGGATGAATGTGAAGACGCTAACGTTCTTTGCTCTTTGGATGAAGTAAATGGGTATACCTGCCAGAATACTACTTATTCCAATCCAACTGGATGTTCCCCTCTATGTCCTTCCGGTGGAGGTGCACATAATACTGGTTGGTGGGCATTTGTTTGTGATGGAGGTCCTGTCACAATTACTATTACTTTCAGCAACTGTTCCGTGAATGGTACAGGGGTACAGATGGGTATTTGGGGAGATTGCGATTGCAACGAATCCATTGTTTGTAACCCTAACTGTAATGGGGCTGGTTCATTTACCTTGTCCGGAAATCTTACAGCCTGTAAGACTTACTACCTTTTCGTAGATGGTTGTTCTGGTGATGTATGCGATTTTACACTAACCACTTCGGGAGGTTCTGCTCCGATGTTGCCTCCATTAGGCAATATTATGGGCCCGCGGGATGTCTGTAAAGGTGCGTGTAACATAAAGTATACTATAAACACAGGAGGAGCTTGTGGTCCGACCTATGAGTGGACCTTAGATGGAACAGAAATCGGAAGTGGATTGGGCGAAGTAACTTTGGATTTTCCTGATGAAGGTGATTTTCAGCTATGCGTTACAGCCTACATCGGAAATCCACAATCGGGTTCAATTTGTGATCAGGATGGACCAAAATGTATTACCATTCGGGTTAGACCAATTGCAGATAAAATAGGTCCTCCTTGGACACTTTGCAATGAGCGGATTCCATTTAATTGGCATGGAGAGCAAATTTCAGCTACGGGTGAATATCGACATGAATTCACTGATCGAGCCACATGCTGTAAGTTTGACTCTGTCCGGCAATTCATTGTTCTCGAGGTCCCGGAACCACCGGATGTATATCATTTAGGATGTGATAATAATGATGTCTATATAGATCCAACCACCAGACAAGTATTTAGTACCTGCCAAAATGGAAAAATTGTCAATTTGCCAAAATCGACAGATCCATGGAGATGTGATAGTACTTATAAGCTTACCGCTATATTTTTAGATTACAATGTCACATTTAGAGAGTATTGCATAGGTGGTAAATTGGAAATTCAGCCAAGAGTAATAGATCGTACGAAAACTTGTGGAGCATCTGGTCTTTCTACAGACATCAGCTATAAATGGTTTCTAAAAAATGACCCTGGTAAAAAAGCTATAGGTAATGACGAAATTCTCACTGATGTGGAGAAAAAGGATGATTATTGCGTAGAAATAAAAGTTTTGGCAAACCTTGGGGATAAAGCAATTATTTGTTTTTATGAATTTTGTGAGCAATTTGATGAAGATCAATTCAAGCCCAAAAAGGTGTGTCCTAAAGGAGATCTGCAGGTTTGTAAGGGTAAAACAGGTATATATTACATTGATACAATTTTACCTAACGATGTTTACTTCCTAAATTGGAATGTAACTGGAGGAACAATTCTTACAAAGAATGCATTCGACACTACTGTAATAGAAGTACTTTGGAATACAAATGCACCAATAGGAACTGTGTGTTTTAATTTTGAATCCAATTGTGGTCCAAGCCCTGAGTGTTGTATTGATGTCGAAATAGTTCCTTCTCCTGCTCCTGATGCTGGGCCGGTAATTTCTGTTTGTGGTCTGTCCACTAGCTTCCAAGGTAAAAAGGATGTTGGGGGCCAATGGACTAAAATTTCAGGACCTGGAAATGTAACTTACAGTGATCAGTTTGATGATAAGTCAGCAGTAACTGTTGATCAATATGGAACTTATGTTTTTGGATATACAGAAACACGATTGGGTTGTATTACAACAGATTCCACTACTATAAATTTCAATGATACACCTACTAAAAGTGCTGCAAACTATATTTGTAATTCCAATAACAAGGACTATACCTTCAATTTTCAAATATCCGGAGGTAAAAGCCCATATACAGTAATTAAAGGAAATGGAACCGTAAGCCCTCTGGGTGTATATAACTCCGGGGTTATTTTAAACCTGGCTAACGATACCGTTAGGATAAGAGATGTGAATGGTTGTGAATTTACTTTCATTCATGTTTATGAGTGTAAGTGTACCAACAATCTGGGTAATTTGGATAAAACTCAACAAATACTTTGTGAGGATGGGGTGGTAGTAATTAACTATGACCCAACCGGGCAGATTCTGGATCCAAGTCCAAATAAAGACACAATTATTTTCTTTATTTATACAGATCCTAACAATCCTTATAGTTCAAGGATTAGGGACATCAGTTCTTTATCCATACCTTATGATCCAACTTTTGTTTATGGACAAACTTATTATGTTGGTGTTATTCTTGGTAGAACCGACAATAAAGGAGGAATTGACCAGATAAAAGGTTGTTTGAGAGTCGATGGTGGCGTTCCGTTTGCATTCTACAAAATTCCTGCACCAAATGCAGGACCGGATGATGCGATATGTGGTAGAGTATATGATTTAGGTGGTTTTCAATCTATCCCTGGTTCACGCATAGAGTGGAGATTGGTTCAAGGACCTTCACCAACTTCTGGCGTATTATTCAACAATACCTTGGATCCCGCAAGTCAAGTAAGTGCTTTGGGTGATTTCGGTACATATGTATTCGAATTAGAAGAAAACAACAATGACATTTGTATACAGAAAGATTTAGTGAGCATTACTTTTAATCCTTCACCGGAGGTAAGAAACGTAGAGCCAAAATGTGTTGCATTCGGAGCTCCTGGTTCCAAGGATGGTAAATTTGTTGTCGAAGCCGACCTTATGAGTGGAAAGGCACCATATACTTTGCTGACAGCCAAAGGAACCATAACGGGAAACAAATGGGTCTCTGATACCTTAGCAAGTTTGGACACATTCAGTATTCAGATTCAGGATGCCAATGGATGTATTTCTCAATTAACAATTGATATATATAATTGTAATTGTGATCCAATTGATGCAGGAAATTTGGATAGCTTGCTAACACGAGTCTGTGAAGACGAGTGTGTGCCTATCAAAAATTTGATACCTGAAAGTATTAATGCAGCCGAGGATGTAGCTATATATATATTGCATAAGGGTTCATATAATGACCCTTCTACTGTCCTTGATACACTTTATTCAATAAATGATATCATTTGTTTTGACAAAACTAAAATGCTTTTGGGCGTCGAAACTTACTTTATTACCAGGGTAGTAGGGGAAGATCTTGCTCCAAGAGATGGCGTGGTAGACATAAAAGATCCTTGTAAACGAATTTCTAATAACCAACCTATCATTTGGGAGCCTTATCCTTTGGCTGATGCTGGATTAGATAAAGACATTTGCGGACTTACTTTTCCATTAGATGCCAATCTTACTTTAGGTAACGGAACCTGGCGTCAGATAGGTGGAAGTAATGCGGTATTTGCAGATCCTAATGCCCCGTCTACTACAGTAACCGTACCCGGGTATGGAACCTATAATTTTGAATGGGCAGTATTCAATTACAGTTGCGATGCATATGACTCTGTTACTGTAACATTCCTGGATGCTCCTGAATTTATTGACAACACATATACTGTTGAATGTGATAATACAGCTGAAAATTATCGGGTGAGAATTACTTCCCGTAATGGTAATCGACCAAGCTGGAATATACAGGGAGAGCATTCAGTTAATGATCCTTTAGTAGGTAGCTTTGAGGCCGGAGATCGATGGTTGACGGATTGGATTCCTCAGGGAAATCCATTTTTACTAACCATCAGAGATAAAAATAATTGTTTGGTGGATTCTTTCCAGGCTGTGGAGATTTGTAATTGTATTACGGATGCTGGTGTATTAACCATGACCCCTAACAATCTTTGTTTTGATGCAGCAGCTCAAGCTAACTATACTGTAGCTCCAGGTGTATTGGATGGAAACGATATCTTTAGATATGTTCTATATGATGGTACAGCAGGAAATCCAAGAGCTGGCACAATTATTAGTTTTAACGATAATGGTAGGTTTGTTTTTGATCCGGCTACAATGCAATTGGGTAAAACTTATTACATAGCCGTTTTCGTTGGAAATATTGATCCAACAACCGGTAATGTCAATTTTACTGATCGTTGCTTGGATAATACTCCTGGCGTTCCAGTAGCTTGGTTCTCTTATCCAGTAGCTGCCATCAATGGGCCGACTGAGTTGAATTGTAAAGTAACCTCAATTACTCTAAATGGCGCAATATCAACCAGTGGATCAGGTGACCAGTTGGCTTTTAATTGGACTACTTCAAACGGACAGTTTGTTAATCCTGGTCAAGTTACTGGTGCAACAGTAGACATCAACAGACCTGGAACTTACAATTTGGAAGTCGTGGATCCTAGAGCTGGTTGTAGACATCAAACAAGTTTTGTTGTCACACAGGATATAGTTAAACCTACAGTAGATATTAAAACACCTGGCATTTTAACTTGTGATGTTAAAACGCTTAATCTGGATGGAACAGGATCTTCAACCGGAGCAATTTATCAACCAACATGGTCAGGTCCGGGTAATTTAACGGGTGGGAGTACTTATACCCCAACTGTAAATGCAGTAGGTACTTATACCCTCACAGTGGAAAATTTGAAAAATGGTTGTGTGGATCTCAAGACTATAAATGTTACAGAAGATGTTGCTTTACCTGTTGCGGATATCAGTCAAAAAGGAAATCTTACATGTACTGTAAACCAAATTCAATTGGATGCTTCCGGTTCACGTGCTAACTCTGGAACAATAGGAACTTATACTTGGACAGGAAATGTGCTTTCAGGACAAGGAACCAATACGGTAACCATAGGAAAGCCTGGTGGCAGTTTTATTGTAACCGTTAAGGATAGTAAAAATGGATGTATAGATTCTGACACTATTGATGTGACCGAAATAGGTAATCCATTGGCAGATTTGTTAGTTGATCCGGTAAATCCAAAATGTTTTGGTGAGCGTAACGGTACAATCACCGTTAATCAGGTATTGGATGTTAACAACCAACCATTAGGTAATTTACAATTTTCATTTAACGGTGGACCATTTACATCAAGCAAAGCCTACAACAATTTAGGTCAAGGTTCATATAAGATTACTGTAAAAGATCCAAATGGTTGTTTATTGGAAAGAACATACAATCTTATTGAGCCAGGTAAATTGGGGATAGAAGTAATCAAGAGTATTGTTGTGGATCAAGGTTCTTTAGTTAGATTGGATTCATTATTAATTGCTTTAAGAGGAGGAACTTCTGCAAATGGAGCATATAAGGATACTACATGGTTCAATATCGACCAACAAGTGGATTGGGAAAGTAAACTGAACTATTTAGCAGATACTACAAGAGAATTTTTAATTACAGGGATAGACCAAGCCGGTTGTGAAATCAGCGACAGAGTAAGAGTTTTGGTAAGAATCATTAAAGATGTGTGGTGGCCTACTGTAGTCTCTTCTAATGGAGATAATCTCAACGATCATTTCAATGTTTATGGTAAACGAGTTAGAAATGTAAGGTTGCTGCAGATTTATGACAGATGGGGATCACAAGTTTATTCTCAGACTAATCTTCCTGATGGAAACACCAATAGATCTGTCGGATGGTCTGGTGAATTTAAAGGAAAGAAAGCTCTTCCAGGTGTTTATGTTTTCTACGCTGAAGTAGAATATGAAGGTTCTACAGGATTTGAAAAAGTAAAAGGAGAATTTACTCTCTTGCGCTAA
- a CDS encoding heavy metal translocating P-type ATPase metal-binding domain-containing protein, whose amino-acid sequence MSILIESDLKCFHCGDQCDDSIKIEDKVFCCYGCKTVYDLLHKNQLCDYYNFEQGAGIKVKSFKSDRFAYLDRPDIISKFIIFKDKEWLHLKFEVPQMHCISCLWLLENLHKLNPNVISSKVDFNRKIVKVIINSELITVRELVELMSSIGYEPYISLDNMENKAPKAMDRSLIYRIGVAGFCFANIMLLSFPEYLGLEMSKDKDLGLTFRYLNLLLALPVFFYGAVEFFKMTWIGFKRQYVNIDAPVSLAIVVTFGRSIYEIFSGIGPGYLDSMSGIVFFMLIGRYFQSKTKASLSFDHDYKTYFPVAVTKLDQGKEIPVLLHEIKESDILKLRHDEICPVDGILSKGEAKMDYSFITGESEEKKIQTGGMIYQGGRVVDSSIEILALKPFSKNSFVDLWNNQVFYQEKVDQSVIHKLSSYFSIFVFLIAFSAGAYWYFSDPSKAMHALSSVLIVACPCSLLLTSSFTNGYILQLFSKYGLYLKNHLVIESLANVDTIVFDKTGTLTEPESKEIQFIGSTLTQEQLHLIISSIDNSTHPLGKRIAANYKNYATLTPDEYKEYRHLGIETRIGQWNIKMGSKMYILGEHENDISDSKVYCMINDLYLGAFVLKQKLRDNMASALVKLANYPMKVLSGDTDVKLGSISSLLPASTSLLGNQTPQMKRTYIEHLQSSGKKVLMIGDGLNDAGALKQSDCGIAVVNDSFCFSPASDALLGGNQLYRIHSILKVARKSQLLIQTVFAYSILYNIIGLGFAVSAQLTPFVAAILMPISSISIIVLSFGLVKMLENKYFTDI is encoded by the coding sequence ATGAGCATATTGATTGAATCTGATTTAAAATGTTTTCATTGTGGGGATCAGTGTGACGATTCAATTAAAATTGAGGACAAAGTGTTCTGTTGTTATGGGTGTAAAACAGTATATGATTTACTTCATAAAAATCAGCTATGCGATTACTATAACTTTGAACAAGGTGCTGGAATAAAAGTTAAATCATTCAAATCTGACCGGTTTGCATATCTTGACAGACCCGATATTATTAGTAAATTTATTATTTTCAAAGATAAAGAGTGGCTGCATTTAAAATTTGAAGTGCCACAAATGCATTGCATCTCTTGTCTTTGGTTGCTGGAAAACCTGCATAAACTCAATCCTAATGTAATTAGCTCTAAAGTTGATTTTAATCGAAAAATCGTAAAAGTCATCATTAACTCAGAATTAATTACGGTAAGGGAGCTTGTTGAATTAATGAGCTCTATAGGCTATGAGCCATATATTTCATTAGATAACATGGAGAACAAGGCTCCGAAAGCGATGGATCGTTCATTAATTTACAGAATAGGTGTCGCTGGTTTTTGTTTTGCCAACATTATGCTATTGAGTTTTCCGGAATATTTAGGCTTGGAAATGTCTAAGGATAAAGATTTGGGATTAACCTTTAGATACTTAAATCTCCTTTTGGCTTTGCCTGTATTTTTTTATGGTGCTGTTGAGTTTTTTAAGATGACATGGATTGGCTTTAAGCGCCAATATGTGAATATTGATGCACCTGTGTCTTTAGCAATTGTAGTGACTTTTGGGCGGAGCATTTATGAAATTTTTTCCGGTATTGGACCAGGATATTTAGATAGTATGTCAGGTATTGTGTTTTTTATGTTGATCGGAAGATATTTCCAGTCCAAAACAAAAGCATCCTTATCCTTTGATCATGATTACAAAACTTATTTTCCAGTAGCTGTCACAAAATTAGATCAAGGCAAAGAAATTCCTGTATTGCTCCATGAAATTAAAGAATCCGATATATTAAAGTTAAGACATGATGAAATTTGCCCTGTAGATGGAATCTTATCGAAAGGCGAAGCTAAAATGGATTATAGTTTTATTACTGGAGAAAGTGAGGAGAAGAAAATCCAGACGGGGGGGATGATTTATCAGGGTGGGAGAGTTGTGGATTCCTCAATTGAAATACTAGCACTAAAACCATTTTCGAAAAACAGCTTTGTAGATTTATGGAATAATCAAGTATTTTATCAGGAAAAAGTGGACCAATCTGTCATCCATAAACTAAGCAGTTATTTTTCAATATTTGTGTTCTTGATTGCTTTTTCTGCCGGTGCATATTGGTATTTTTCAGACCCATCAAAGGCTATGCATGCATTAAGTTCAGTTCTGATTGTTGCCTGTCCTTGTTCTCTTTTATTGACATCGAGTTTTACTAATGGGTACATTTTGCAACTCTTTTCTAAATATGGTTTGTATTTAAAAAATCATTTAGTTATCGAATCATTGGCTAATGTAGATACTATTGTATTCGATAAAACAGGAACTCTAACTGAACCTGAATCAAAAGAAATTCAATTTATAGGGTCAACATTAACTCAAGAGCAGTTGCATTTAATAATTTCTTCTATTGATAATTCAACCCATCCATTGGGTAAAAGGATAGCTGCAAATTATAAAAATTATGCAACACTAACCCCGGATGAATACAAGGAGTATAGACACCTTGGGATCGAAACCAGGATAGGCCAATGGAATATAAAAATGGGGAGCAAAATGTATATTCTTGGGGAGCACGAAAATGATATCTCTGATTCCAAGGTGTACTGTATGATTAATGATTTATATCTTGGTGCATTCGTTTTAAAACAAAAACTAAGAGATAATATGGCTAGTGCACTAGTAAAATTAGCTAATTATCCAATGAAAGTTTTAAGTGGGGACACGGATGTTAAACTAGGCAGTATTTCTTCACTTTTGCCTGCAAGTACATCATTATTAGGAAATCAAACTCCTCAAATGAAAAGAACGTACATTGAGCATTTACAAAGCTCGGGAAAAAAGGTCCTAATGATTGGTGATGGATTAAATGATGCTGGTGCTCTAAAACAAAGTGATTGCGGGATTGCGGTTGTAAATGACTCATTTTGTTTTTCCCCTGCTTCAGACGCTTTGCTTGGAGGTAATCAATTGTACAGGATTCATTCAATTTTAAAGGTGGCCCGAAAATCCCAGCTACTTATCCAAACAGTTTTTGCTTATTCTATTCTGTACAATATTATTGGATTGGGCTTTGCAGTTTCCGCACAACTGACTCCTTTTGTTGCTGCGATTTTAATGCCCATTTCCTCCATCAGCATTATTGTGTTAAGTTTTGGTTTGGTAAAAATGCTTGAAAATAAATATTTTACAGATATATAA
- the ccoS gene encoding cbb3-type cytochrome oxidase assembly protein CcoS: MKVIILLLLLSLAVAIFFLFAFIWGVKDGQFDDDYAPPRRILFDSKDINHID; this comes from the coding sequence TTGAAAGTTATTATTTTGCTTTTATTATTGAGTTTGGCAGTAGCAATTTTCTTTCTGTTTGCATTTATTTGGGGTGTAAAAGATGGTCAGTTCGATGACGATTACGCCCCCCCACGCAGGATATTATTTGATTCAAAAGACATTAACCACATAGATTAA
- the ccoN gene encoding cytochrome-c oxidase, cbb3-type subunit I — MELQKFYYDNTNVRNFAYATVIWGIVGFLLGVVIAFQLAFPSWNLGFSFTTFGRLRPIHTNAVIFAFVGNGIFTGVYYSLQRLLKTRMWSDTLSKIHFWGWQSIIVLAAVTLALGLTEGKEYAELIWPIDILIALIWVIFGINMFGTILTRRERHMYVAIWFYIGTWITVAMLHIVNSFAIPTSLTHSYSFFAGVQDALVQWWYGHNAVAFFLTTPYLGIMYYFVPKAANRPVYSYKWSIVHFWALIFIYIWAGPHHLLYTALPDWAQSLGTVFSVMLILPSWGGMLNGLFTLRGAWDKVKEDPVLKMFVVALTCYGMSTFEGPMMSLKNVNAISHYTDWTIAHVHIGALGWNGFLTFGMLYWLVPRIYNTKLYSTRLANTHFLIGVIAILLYAIPMYWSAFSQAFMWKQFTEAGQLKYQFLETVTKIIPLYIVRGLGGTVFLFGAGLMVYNLYKTVQSGKFQAEEAAEGLPLKNQPLTVMQTYWHNIIERKPLMMLVLSLVMVAIGGLIELVPTFLVKSNIPTIASVKPYTPLELQGRDLYIREGCYSCHSQMIRPFRDEVARYGEFSKGGEFVYDHPFQWGSKRTGPDLARIGGKYTDSWHYLHMREPALISPGSIMPAYPWLYDNDLDLSTTAAKIRAMQTLGVPYPEKYDEKANEDLQAQAIEVFKRLKAEKIEADPNKEIIALIAYMQRMGVDGKLNQNK; from the coding sequence ATGGAGCTACAGAAATTTTATTACGACAACACTAATGTCAGAAATTTTGCCTACGCAACGGTTATTTGGGGAATTGTAGGTTTTTTATTAGGGGTGGTGATTGCCTTTCAGTTGGCATTCCCTTCTTGGAATCTTGGTTTTTCATTTACGACTTTTGGTAGATTGAGACCCATCCACACCAATGCGGTGATTTTTGCCTTTGTGGGCAACGGAATTTTTACCGGGGTGTATTATTCACTTCAAAGATTATTAAAAACCAGAATGTGGAGTGATACCCTAAGCAAAATCCACTTTTGGGGCTGGCAATCCATTATTGTACTTGCAGCTGTTACTCTTGCACTTGGTTTGACAGAAGGGAAAGAGTACGCCGAACTTATTTGGCCAATTGACATCCTGATTGCACTAATCTGGGTGATTTTTGGTATTAATATGTTTGGAACAATTCTTACAAGACGTGAGCGTCATATGTATGTTGCCATCTGGTTTTATATAGGTACTTGGATTACTGTTGCCATGTTACACATAGTTAATTCCTTTGCAATTCCAACTTCGTTGACACACAGTTACAGTTTTTTTGCGGGAGTACAAGACGCTTTGGTACAATGGTGGTATGGTCATAATGCAGTAGCGTTCTTCTTAACGACGCCTTATTTGGGTATCATGTATTATTTTGTACCAAAAGCTGCAAACCGACCCGTATATTCTTATAAATGGAGTATTGTACATTTTTGGGCATTGATTTTTATTTATATATGGGCAGGTCCTCATCACTTACTTTATACTGCATTGCCTGATTGGGCCCAGTCACTCGGTACAGTATTTAGTGTGATGCTTATTCTTCCTAGTTGGGGAGGTATGTTGAATGGCCTATTTACTTTAAGAGGTGCTTGGGACAAGGTTAAAGAGGATCCCGTTTTGAAAATGTTTGTGGTTGCATTAACATGCTATGGAATGAGTACGTTTGAAGGGCCAATGATGTCTTTGAAAAATGTAAATGCTATTTCTCATTACACAGATTGGACTATAGCACATGTACACATAGGTGCTCTTGGATGGAATGGTTTCTTAACATTTGGTATGTTGTATTGGTTGGTTCCCAGGATTTATAATACAAAGTTGTATTCTACAAGACTCGCAAATACGCATTTCCTTATTGGGGTAATTGCCATACTATTATATGCGATACCAATGTATTGGAGCGCATTTTCACAGGCATTCATGTGGAAACAATTTACAGAAGCTGGTCAATTGAAATATCAGTTTTTGGAGACTGTAACTAAAATTATTCCTCTATACATTGTGCGCGGTTTGGGAGGAACAGTATTTCTTTTCGGAGCCGGCTTGATGGTTTATAATTTATACAAAACTGTTCAATCTGGTAAATTTCAAGCTGAAGAAGCTGCAGAAGGGCTGCCTTTAAAAAATCAACCACTTACTGTTATGCAAACTTATTGGCATAACATCATTGAGCGCAAGCCTTTAATGATGTTAGTTCTAAGTTTAGTGATGGTAGCAATTGGTGGATTGATTGAGTTGGTGCCAACCTTTTTAGTTAAATCTAACATTCCTACCATTGCATCAGTTAAACCTTATACACCGCTGGAATTGCAAGGTCGTGATTTGTATATACGTGAAGGCTGTTATAGTTGTCACTCACAAATGATTCGTCCATTCCGGGATGAGGTTGCCAGGTATGGAGAATTTTCTAAGGGAGGGGAGTTTGTTTATGATCATCCATTTCAATGGGGTAGTAAGCGTACAGGACCGGACCTAGCAAGAATTGGTGGAAAATATACGGACAGTTGGCATTACTTGCATATGAGGGAACCTGCTTTAATTTCCCCTGGATCGATTATGCCTGCCTATCCTTGGTTATATGATAATGACTTAGACTTGAGCACAACTGCGGCAAAAATCAGGGCTATGCAAACATTAGGTGTTCCTTATCCTGAAAAATATGACGAAAAGGCCAATGAAGATTTACAGGCTCAAGCGATAGAAGTATTCAAGAGATTGAAAGCTGAGAAAATTGAAGCAGATCCTAATAAGGAAATAATTGCTTTGATTGCATATATGCAAAGAATGGGAGTGGATGGAAAATTGAATCAAAACAAGTAA
- a CDS encoding CcoQ/FixQ family Cbb3-type cytochrome c oxidase assembly chaperone codes for MKFKNYLCSIDHVNIYPLIGLVLFVSFFVFVLIYVVSMKKEESNQYAKIPLES; via the coding sequence ATGAAATTCAAGAATTATTTGTGTTCAATTGACCATGTTAATATTTACCCACTTATTGGGTTGGTGTTATTTGTTAGTTTTTTTGTATTCGTGTTGATTTATGTTGTTTCGATGAAAAAAGAAGAATCCAATCAATACGCTAAAATTCCTTTGGAATCTTAA